From Argopecten irradians isolate NY chromosome 2, Ai_NY, whole genome shotgun sequence, the proteins below share one genomic window:
- the LOC138315951 gene encoding mRNA cap guanine-N7 methyltransferase-like has protein sequence MADSNPHMEKQDDHASTVAKHYNELQESGLEKRKESRIFHLRNFNNWIKSVLIGETIQTVRRQSNEYKDLAVLDMCCGKGGDLLKWKKGQISKIVCADIAATSVEQCQSRYQEMVDRSRNDRGPNRIFSAEFIAADCTKKRLKDLYQDRDTLFDITSCQFSFHYCFESYPQAKLMLQNACECLKLGGYYIGTTPDSYEIVRRIRDSPDRCAGNEVYSVSFCSEDVDNIPLFGAKYNFHLEGVVDCPEFLVYFPVLEKMGEELGMKLVYRKPFDEYFAEKSEMGEHRGLLGRMSALECYPPPEGTALVGTNPEDYKDTQAFVNKLKEDDTRPDDLKQHRPVRVGTLSKAEWDASTIYVAFAFQKVKDVKTGELWTESTGERSSKRRSDQFTDTSEPQHKHQKAS, from the exons ATGGCAGACTCAAAT CCACATATGGAGAAACAAGATGATCATGCATCTACTGTGGCTAAGCATTACAATGAGTTACAGGAATCTGGTCTAGAGAAGAGAAAGGAGAGTCGCATATTTCATCTCAGAAATTTTAATAATTGGATAAAAAGTGTCCTGATAG GAGAGACAATCCAAACAGTACGTCGTCAAAGTAATGAATATAAGGATCTCGCAGTACTAGATATGTGTTGTGGTAAAGGTGGTGACTTACTCAAGTGGAAAAAGGGACAGATCTCAAAAATAGTGTGTGCAG ACATAGCAGCCACATCTGTTGAACAGTGCCAGAGTCGCTATCAGGAAATGGTTGACCGTTCCCGCAATGATCGAGGACCTAACAGAATCTTCTCTGCTGAGTTCATAGCTGCAGATTGTACTAAA AAGAGACTTAAAGACCTTTACCAGGACAGAGACACGCTGTTTGATATCACCAGCTGCCAGTTCTCCTTCCATTACTGTTTTGAGAGTTATCCCCAGGCCAAATTAATGCTACAAAATGCCTGTGAATGTTTAAAACTTGGGGGTTACTATATTGGAACAACACCAGACTCATATGAAATTGT ACGGAGAATCCGAGACTCCCCTGACCGTTGTGCTGGTAACGAAGTGTATAGTGTGAGTTTCTGCTCCGAGGATGTGGACAATATTCCCTTGTTTGGGGCCAAGTACAACTTCCACTTGGAGGGAGTAGTGGACTGTCCAGAGTTTCTCGTGTACTTCCCAGTATTAGAAAA AATGGGAGAGGAGTTGGGCATGAAACTGGTATACAGGAAACCGTTTGATGAATACTTCGCAGAAAAGTCAGAAATGGGAGAACACCGTGGTCTGTTAGGGAGAATGTCTGCATTAGAA TGCTATCCTCCACCAGAAGGGACAGCTCTGGTAGGGACTAATCCCGAGGATTACAAAGACACACAGGCCTTTGTTAATAAACTCAAGGAAGATGACACTCGGCCAGACGACCTCAAACAACACCGTCCTGTCCGAGTG GGGACATTGTCAAAAGCTGAGTGGGATGCATCAA CTATTTATGTAGCGTTTGCTTTCCAAAAAGTGAAGGACGTCAAAACTGGAGAATTATGGACTGAATCTACAGGTGAACGATCTAGTAAACGGCGCAGTGACCAGTTCACAGATACATCAGAGCCGCAACACAAACACCAGAAGGCATCCTAG
- the LOC138315952 gene encoding protein FAM210A-like — MLNSARITVQRTVQHLCRQPTSRCGTGPGQQIGVWARPWIWTSLRTVAHGTERTCPVMVTTRLCSTDVHSKSVRRGSIPLFTGSSGSDWVQINSKQNHVRRFSVQTRQEQKQNSSDEVKNIPEEKRDSIEKPVEQLTLVQRFKKTYKEHGKVLIGVHLLTSCVWFGTFYGIVDSGVDIVALLERLGFSETITNPFKSSSLGNVALAYLMYKLATPARYTVTIGGTNMVIRYMRKTAKIPPLKQEDKLRSMFKEGVKDAKDQGTIKFKQSRAKARVKRRAANAQRTRKVKAAGRRFISNFKSRRDRFLLKLKSSQLKKYSKRKSNGNGANK; from the exons ATGTTAAATTCAGCACGTATAACCGTTCAAAGAACGGTTCAACACTTATGTCGGCAGCCAACTTCCCGGTGCGGCACAGGACCTGGACAACAGATAGGAGTGTGGGCGCGTCCATGGATATGGACATCTTTGAGGACAGTGGCTCATGGCACAG AAAGAACATGTCCAGTCATGGTGACCACACGACTTTGCTCAACAGATGTTCACAGTAAAAGCGTCCGTCGGGGAAGTATACCTCTGTTTACTGGTAGTAGTGGCAGTGATTGGGTGCAGATAAACAGCAAACAGAATCATGTCAGGCGCTTTAGTGTGCAGACACGACAAGAACAGAAACAAAATTCATCTGATGAAGTTAAAAACATTCCAGAAGAAAAGAGAGATAGCATTGAAAAGCCAGTAGAACAGCTGACGTTGGTGCAGAGGTTTAAGAAAACTTATAAGGAACATGGAAAGGTTCTCATTGGCGTACATCTGCTAACTTCATGTGTCTGGTTTGGGACTTTCTACGGAATAGTAGATAG TGGAGTGGACATTGTGGCACTTCTAGAAAGATTAGGCTTCAGTGAAACGATTACAAATCCATTTAAATCATCGAGTTTAGGAAACGTGGCTCTAGCATATCTGATGTACAAGTTGGCTACACCAGCCCGGTACACAGTAACGATTGGAGGAACAAATATGGTCATCAGGTATATGCGTAAGACAGCAAAAATTCCACCGCTGAAGCAGGAGGACAAATTACGGAGCATGTTCAAAGAAGGAGTGAAGGATGCTAAGGACCAGGGCACGATAAAGTTCAAACAAAGTAGGGCAAAGGCGAGGGTTAAGCGGAGGGCTGCTAATGCTCAGAGGACAAGAAAGGTGAAAGCTGCTGGCAGGAGgtttatttcaaactttaaatcaaGACGAGACAGGTTTCTTCTTAAATTGAAATCATCTCAGCTGAAAAAATATTCCAAAAGGAAAAGTAATGGAAATGGTGCTAACAAATAA
- the LOC138315950 gene encoding polyadenylate-binding protein 2-like: MAEKEPDFAEDSVTDFDPDAQQFEAGDGDHDVDTTSTNHDESAVEDPELEAIKARVKEMEEEAEKLKEMQNEVEKQMNITSPTTTPTTAGFPTVEEKLEADNRSVYVGNVDYGATAEELEQHFHGCGSVNRVTILCDKYTGHPKGFAYVEFADKDSVATAQALDDSLFRGRQIKVTVKRTNRPGISSTNRPPRGRGFRRGGGGFRGSPYGGYSPRPRGGRFTRYRRASYYSPY, from the exons ATGGCCGAGAAAGAACCAGATTTTGCAGAGGATTCTGTAACTGATTTCGACCCGGACGCACAACAGTTCGAAGCAGGAGATGGCGATCATGACGTCGACACTACATCAACAAACCATGATGAGTCTGCCGTAGAAGATCCG GAGCTGGAAGCAATCAAAGCCCGTGTAAAGGAGATGGAAGAAGAGGCAGAGAAATTGAAAGAAATGCAGAATGAAgtagaaaaacaaatgaacatcacctcaccaacaacaacacctACTACCG CTGGATTCCCCACAGTTGAAGAAAAACTTGAAGCTGATAACCGATCTGTATACGTTGGAAAT GTGGATTATGGAGCTACAGCTGAAGAACTAGAACAACATTTCCATGGCTGTGGATCAGTGAACCGAGTGACAattttatgtgataaatataccGGGCATCCTAAAGG atttGCGTATGTAGAATTTGCTGACAAAGACTCTGTAGCCACTGCACAAGCCCTAGACGATTCACTTTTTAGAGGCAGACAGATCAAG GTGACCGTCAAAAGGACAAACCGTCCGGGCATTAGTTCAACAAATCGACCTCCACGTGGCCGAGGTTTTCGGAGAGGAGGTGGTGGGTTCCGAGGGTCTCCATATGGTGGTTATTCCCCACGACCAAGAGGGGGCAGATTCAC TCGGTACAGACGGGCCTCATACTATTCTCCTTACTGA